The following coding sequences are from one Rathayibacter sp. SW19 window:
- the truB gene encoding tRNA pseudouridine(55) synthase TruB, giving the protein MSGASGASGASSVRSGILLIDKPQDWTSHDVVARVRRLAGTRKVGHAGTLDPMATGLLVLGIGSSTRLLTYLVGADKEYTATIRLGASTTTDDAEGEFTGVASARALADLTTDAVTAAIARLTGRIQQVPSSVSAIKIDGKRAYARVRGGEDVVLPARPVTVSIFELLEQVAVGAANAGADALDLTVRIECSSGTYVRALARDLGKDLGVGGHLTVLRRTRVGSFVVAAASDLESVDVRSALIAPADAATILFGRYTLTQEQAIDLGHGKKLATAFEQPQGVPLAAIAPNGRLVGLIEFRGSTARSLVNFPQNDGPPPTVTVKPAGTDQAAGTVQPAGLEQPEDDA; this is encoded by the coding sequence GTGAGCGGCGCAAGCGGCGCAAGCGGCGCGAGCAGCGTGCGCAGCGGCATCCTGCTGATTGACAAACCGCAGGATTGGACGAGCCACGACGTCGTCGCCAGGGTGCGGCGCCTGGCCGGCACGCGCAAGGTCGGTCATGCCGGAACGCTCGACCCGATGGCGACAGGACTGCTGGTTCTTGGCATCGGCTCCTCGACCCGGCTGTTGACCTATCTGGTCGGAGCCGACAAGGAATACACGGCCACAATCCGGCTTGGCGCATCCACGACGACCGACGATGCAGAGGGCGAGTTCACCGGCGTCGCGTCGGCGCGGGCGCTCGCCGACTTGACGACGGATGCCGTCACCGCAGCTATTGCGCGCCTCACCGGGCGCATTCAGCAGGTTCCAAGCTCCGTCAGCGCCATCAAGATCGACGGTAAGCGGGCGTATGCACGAGTGCGCGGAGGAGAAGACGTCGTGCTGCCGGCCAGGCCGGTCACGGTTTCAATTTTCGAACTCCTTGAGCAGGTGGCGGTGGGTGCCGCCAACGCTGGCGCGGATGCGCTCGACCTCACCGTGCGGATCGAATGCTCATCCGGCACCTACGTGCGGGCGTTGGCGCGCGATCTCGGCAAAGATCTCGGCGTCGGCGGGCATCTGACGGTACTGCGCCGCACGCGGGTCGGATCGTTCGTGGTGGCTGCGGCATCCGATCTGGAAAGCGTCGATGTCCGAAGCGCGCTGATCGCGCCCGCCGATGCGGCGACGATCCTGTTCGGCCGCTACACTCTGACGCAGGAGCAGGCGATCGACCTCGGTCATGGCAAGAAGCTCGCTACGGCGTTCGAGCAGCCCCAGGGTGTGCCGCTGGCGGCAATCGCACCGAACGGCCGACTGGTCGGCTTGATCGAGTTCCGCGGGTCAACGGCACGCTCGCTTGTGAACTTTCCGCAGAACGACGGGCCGCCGCCGACAGTGACTGTCAAACCGGCAGGCACTGACCAGGCGGCAGGGACGGTCCAGCCAGCGGGCCTTGAGCAACCGGAGGATGACGCGTGA
- a CDS encoding TetR/AcrR family transcriptional regulator, producing the protein MSSTFVGEGSTEKSPAAAERIPAGERREQILAAASRVFGERGYVGATTDQVAQAAGISQPYVVRMFGSKENLFVEVLERALDKLVLAFRAAIADSTAAGENVEQRGARIGAAYADLISDRGILLSLMQGFIMGHDPVVGEHARTGFLTIYGILRDEAGLEPDDVVDFLAHGMLFNTLIAMKMTDAYGADAQVDELIDCTFRTKLDLVLGVVAQASATTSARPSSVKTA; encoded by the coding sequence ATGAGTTCGACATTTGTTGGTGAAGGTTCGACAGAGAAGAGTCCGGCGGCCGCTGAACGCATTCCTGCGGGCGAGCGCCGCGAGCAGATTCTCGCGGCAGCGAGCCGCGTGTTCGGCGAACGCGGCTACGTGGGTGCCACCACCGACCAAGTGGCGCAGGCCGCGGGCATCTCTCAGCCGTATGTCGTTCGCATGTTCGGCAGCAAGGAGAACCTGTTCGTCGAGGTGCTCGAGCGTGCGCTCGACAAGCTCGTGCTCGCGTTCCGTGCGGCGATCGCCGACAGTACGGCGGCAGGCGAGAACGTCGAGCAACGAGGCGCCCGCATCGGCGCCGCCTACGCCGATCTGATCTCGGATCGCGGCATTCTGCTCTCGCTGATGCAGGGTTTCATCATGGGGCACGACCCCGTCGTTGGCGAGCATGCTCGCACGGGGTTTCTCACGATCTACGGTATTTTGCGAGACGAAGCCGGCTTGGAGCCGGATGACGTCGTGGATTTCTTGGCACACGGCATGCTCTTCAACACGTTGATCGCGATGAAAATGACGGACGCCTACGGTGCAGACGCGCAAGTGGACGAACTGATCGACTGCACGTTCCGAACCAAACTCGACCTTGTTCTGGGTGTTGTGGCACAGGCGAGCGCCACGACGTCGGCGCGCCCGTCGAGCGTGAAAACGGCGTGA
- a CDS encoding MFS transporter produces MPDSGRLPLWHGRSLALLAILLIALNLRSAVAALSPIIAHINADIPLNSVDVGVLGMLPPICFAVFGFAAPFVTRRLSLEATSVLALAAMLVGDLLRAAAGSFLLLVVGSVVVFAGMGVGNVLLPPLVKRYFPDRIGLMTSLYVVVISISTFVPPLVAVPIADAAGWRISVGVWALVVLIAFVPFVGMRRQARIARANGVEAMELPIGAAVTGLWRSSIAWSIMVIFTVSSINVYALFAWLPAVLTQTVGASPTQAGILLSLYAAMGLVSAIFVPMLATRMKNVALLVYLAVAFYVVGYLGLIFIPGTATWLWVALAGLGPLTFPLALALINVRTRTHEGSVALSGFVQGVGYIIAAMGPLLFGVFHQFSGGWTLSIVFLLCTALAAAVAGVVVARPHMLEDRLGVRRD; encoded by the coding sequence ATGCCGGATTCGGGAAGACTACCGCTCTGGCACGGCCGGTCCCTCGCGCTGCTGGCTATTCTGCTGATCGCGTTGAATCTTCGATCTGCGGTTGCCGCGTTATCGCCGATCATCGCCCACATCAATGCCGACATCCCGCTGAACAGTGTGGACGTCGGCGTGCTGGGCATGCTGCCGCCGATCTGTTTCGCCGTCTTCGGCTTTGCGGCGCCGTTCGTGACCAGGCGGCTGAGTCTCGAGGCGACCTCCGTGCTCGCGCTCGCCGCAATGCTCGTGGGCGACCTGCTGCGCGCGGCGGCCGGTTCGTTTCTGCTTCTGGTCGTGGGGTCCGTCGTCGTCTTCGCGGGCATGGGCGTAGGCAATGTGTTGCTGCCTCCATTGGTGAAGCGCTATTTCCCCGACCGCATCGGCCTGATGACCTCGCTGTACGTCGTTGTCATCTCGATCAGTACGTTCGTGCCGCCGCTGGTCGCGGTGCCGATTGCGGATGCCGCCGGCTGGCGAATCTCGGTCGGCGTGTGGGCGCTTGTGGTTCTAATCGCGTTCGTGCCATTCGTCGGCATGCGGCGGCAGGCTCGCATCGCCCGTGCGAACGGTGTCGAGGCGATGGAACTGCCCATCGGGGCCGCAGTGACCGGTCTGTGGCGCTCGTCGATCGCGTGGTCCATCATGGTGATCTTCACCGTCTCCTCGATCAACGTGTATGCCCTGTTCGCCTGGCTGCCGGCCGTGCTGACACAAACGGTGGGTGCCAGTCCGACACAGGCGGGCATCCTGTTGTCGTTGTACGCGGCGATGGGGCTGGTCTCGGCGATCTTCGTTCCGATGCTGGCCACCCGGATGAAGAACGTCGCGCTGCTGGTGTATTTGGCAGTGGCCTTCTACGTGGTCGGCTACCTCGGCCTGATCTTCATTCCGGGCACCGCAACCTGGCTGTGGGTCGCACTGGCCGGGCTCGGGCCGTTGACGTTCCCGTTGGCACTCGCGCTGATCAATGTGCGCACTCGTACCCATGAGGGCTCCGTAGCCCTCAGCGGTTTCGTTCAGGGGGTCGGCTACATCATCGCGGCGATGGGCCCCCTACTCTTCGGCGTGTTTCACCAGTTCAGCGGCGGCTGGACGCTCTCGATCGTCTTCCTGTTGTGCACCGCGCTCGCGGCAGCGGTTGCCGGCGTCGTCGTGGCACGCCCGCACATGCTTGAGGATCGACTGGGCGTCCGCCGCGACTAG
- a CDS encoding MFS transporter translates to MFSSLRVPNFRLYAGSQVLSTTARGMQRVVQDWLVLELTGSVTAVGVTVAMQFAPTLFFGLYGGVIADRYRKRPLLIVTQSLGAVIAATLAVLILTGSIQVWQIWALAFVLGLDTVIDNPARQVFVNEIVGPRNLSNAISLNSSTFQLGSLIGPALAGVAITAVGSGWAFVFNAAAYAVVVLALIAMNPTKLIRTPKIPHSKGQLVEGLRYAVKKPPILYTLIVLAAVATFAYNMPVILTAFANSVFKVGAGGYGLFNALVAAGALAGALASTRRIRVGLRTTIFGAIALGLIQACAGVMPSIATFALLIVAAGAASMLFLTAANTLIQTSSSLSIRGRVMALYVLVQLGGQAIGGPIMGWLIEQLGADTGMVLSGLVPLLVASTVGIIIARREHLSIAFSWRGAWPGLAIMARPEPRGHELRSHKLLNRHLHARG, encoded by the coding sequence ATGTTCTCTTCGCTCCGGGTTCCCAATTTTCGCCTCTACGCCGGTAGTCAAGTGCTTTCGACGACGGCGCGCGGAATGCAACGCGTCGTGCAGGACTGGCTTGTTCTCGAACTGACCGGCAGCGTCACAGCTGTCGGCGTGACTGTGGCAATGCAGTTCGCGCCAACGCTGTTCTTCGGACTCTATGGCGGCGTCATCGCGGATCGGTACCGCAAACGGCCGCTGCTCATCGTGACGCAAAGTCTCGGCGCGGTCATCGCTGCAACTCTCGCGGTGCTGATCTTGACGGGCAGCATCCAGGTGTGGCAGATCTGGGCGCTCGCTTTCGTGCTCGGGCTTGACACCGTGATCGACAACCCTGCCAGACAGGTGTTCGTCAACGAGATCGTCGGCCCGCGAAACCTGAGCAATGCGATCAGCCTGAACTCGTCCACCTTCCAACTCGGCAGCCTGATCGGGCCCGCCCTCGCAGGAGTTGCCATCACAGCGGTTGGCAGCGGTTGGGCGTTCGTCTTCAACGCCGCCGCATACGCGGTGGTCGTGCTCGCACTGATCGCGATGAACCCGACGAAACTGATTCGCACTCCGAAGATCCCGCACAGCAAAGGGCAACTCGTCGAGGGTCTGCGCTACGCAGTCAAGAAGCCGCCGATCCTTTACACCCTGATCGTGCTGGCCGCCGTCGCCACGTTCGCTTACAACATGCCGGTCATTCTCACCGCATTCGCGAACTCTGTGTTCAAGGTCGGTGCCGGGGGTTACGGCCTGTTCAACGCCCTGGTGGCGGCGGGCGCACTGGCTGGTGCGCTGGCGTCGACACGGCGCATCCGGGTGGGGCTACGCACCACGATCTTCGGTGCGATTGCTCTCGGTTTGATCCAGGCCTGCGCAGGTGTGATGCCGTCGATCGCCACGTTTGCGCTCCTGATCGTTGCCGCCGGTGCCGCGAGCATGCTGTTCCTCACGGCGGCGAACACCCTGATTCAAACCTCGTCGAGCCTCAGCATTCGGGGTCGGGTCATGGCACTTTACGTTCTCGTGCAGCTGGGCGGCCAGGCCATTGGCGGGCCGATCATGGGCTGGTTGATCGAACAACTCGGCGCTGACACCGGCATGGTCCTCTCCGGGTTGGTGCCGCTGCTCGTCGCCTCGACCGTCGGCATCATCATCGCCCGCAGGGAGCACCTGTCCATTGCGTTCAGCTGGAGGGGCGCCTGGCCGGGGCTCGCCATCATGGCCCGACCTGAACCCCGCGGGCATGAGCTTCGCAGCCACAAGCTGCTGAACCGTCACCTGCATGCCCGCGGCTGA
- a CDS encoding ketopantoate reductase family protein, whose translation MRIGVIGAGAIGGTIAALLDRAGHEVEVTARGRGLAAIRSGGLHLTGRWGDHVAAIAANEALTSTPELAFICTKAQDAAAAIDTNSSRLAGIPVVIVQNGLEGLEAAAAKLPNSTCIGALALYAANYTQPGSVMVTATGNTYLGAGTLEPTAAIRTTAALLDTAMPTQAAANFVGCQWTKLIINEVNAMPAITGLSVQETIAGRHLRRIITAAMREAVRLGMDIGIRFGSLQGLNNAALRAFARMPLTVGQVLPALMARRMGATPNLGSTLQSLKRGQATEIDYLSGAVVSAAVAHGRRAPVNAALVALVHEVERTGSFASVDEVVTAVGR comes from the coding sequence ATGCGAATCGGAGTGATCGGCGCCGGAGCCATTGGCGGTACGATCGCCGCGTTGCTGGATCGAGCCGGGCACGAGGTCGAGGTGACGGCGCGCGGACGGGGGCTGGCGGCCATCCGGTCGGGCGGATTGCACTTGACTGGGAGGTGGGGCGATCACGTGGCTGCGATTGCGGCGAACGAAGCGCTCACCAGCACGCCCGAACTGGCATTCATCTGCACCAAGGCGCAGGATGCTGCGGCAGCGATCGACACGAACTCGTCCCGTTTGGCGGGCATCCCCGTCGTGATCGTGCAGAACGGTCTGGAGGGGCTGGAGGCAGCAGCGGCCAAGCTGCCGAACTCGACCTGCATCGGAGCGCTCGCACTCTACGCAGCAAACTACACACAGCCAGGATCGGTCATGGTGACCGCGACCGGCAACACGTATCTCGGAGCGGGCACGCTTGAGCCGACCGCCGCCATCCGGACGACGGCGGCGCTGCTCGACACGGCGATGCCGACGCAGGCGGCGGCGAATTTCGTCGGCTGCCAGTGGACCAAACTCATCATCAATGAGGTCAACGCGATGCCGGCCATCACCGGGCTGAGCGTGCAAGAGACAATCGCCGGCCGACACCTGCGCCGGATCATCACAGCCGCAATGCGCGAGGCGGTGCGGCTCGGAATGGACATCGGCATCCGCTTCGGTTCGCTGCAAGGACTCAATAACGCGGCGCTGCGCGCTTTTGCGCGGATGCCGTTGACCGTCGGTCAAGTACTACCCGCGCTGATGGCCCGGCGGATGGGTGCGACCCCGAACCTCGGGTCGACTTTGCAGAGCCTCAAGCGCGGTCAAGCCACCGAAATCGACTACCTGAGCGGAGCCGTCGTTTCCGCGGCAGTCGCGCACGGTCGGCGGGCGCCGGTGAATGCTGCGCTGGTCGCGCTCGTGCACGAGGTCGAACGCACTGGCAGCTTCGCGTCGGTCGACGAGGTCGTCACGGCGGTCGGTCGCTGA
- a CDS encoding A/G-specific adenine glycosylase: MQGMVITWFRENARDLPWRRPGFSAWGTLVSEFMLQQTPVSRVIPRLTEWLERWPTPASLAAEPPSEALRAWASLGYPRRALWLHACAVAIVEHHGGAVPSDIDALLELPGVGDYTARAVAVFAYGRRHPVVDTNIRRVIARAIDGQGEPAPPNARRDLSAMSALLPHDDADARTFNAGMMELGAVICVARTPRCDICPLQIVCAWRAAGYPEYRGPRKVVQKKYEGSDRHVRGLIMRELRATHRPLTDAEIESLWADATQRARALDGLLADGLAVQAQGGYVLPGH; the protein is encoded by the coding sequence ATGCAGGGCATGGTGATCACGTGGTTCCGCGAGAACGCGCGCGACCTCCCGTGGCGTCGTCCTGGTTTCAGCGCCTGGGGCACGCTGGTCAGCGAGTTCATGCTCCAGCAGACGCCTGTCAGCCGGGTGATCCCCCGTCTGACCGAGTGGCTCGAACGCTGGCCGACACCCGCCAGCCTCGCCGCGGAGCCGCCCAGCGAGGCCCTGCGCGCCTGGGCGTCGCTCGGCTACCCGCGCCGCGCTCTGTGGCTGCACGCCTGCGCAGTCGCGATCGTCGAGCACCACGGCGGCGCCGTACCGAGCGACATCGACGCGCTTCTGGAGTTGCCGGGCGTCGGCGACTACACCGCACGAGCTGTCGCCGTCTTCGCGTACGGCAGGCGGCATCCGGTCGTCGACACCAACATCCGCAGGGTCATCGCTCGCGCGATCGACGGGCAGGGCGAACCAGCACCGCCCAATGCGCGCCGCGACTTGTCGGCAATGAGCGCGCTGCTCCCCCACGACGATGCGGATGCCCGCACCTTCAACGCCGGAATGATGGAGCTCGGCGCGGTCATCTGTGTCGCACGCACCCCGCGCTGCGACATATGCCCGCTGCAGATTGTCTGTGCCTGGCGTGCGGCCGGCTATCCGGAGTATCGCGGACCCCGCAAGGTCGTTCAGAAGAAGTACGAGGGCAGCGACCGGCACGTGCGAGGCCTGATCATGCGCGAGCTGCGTGCCACCCATCGTCCCCTTACTGACGCTGAGATCGAGTCATTGTGGGCGGATGCAACACAGCGCGCCCGCGCGTTGGACGGACTTCTCGCCGACGGTCTCGCAGTGCAGGCGCAGGGCGGCTACGTCCTGCCCGGTCACTAG
- a CDS encoding MFS transporter, translating to MTSATHTFLPTEPIPVIANRPPWRETFSSLRVPNFRLYVSGQVIATTALGMQRVTQDWLVLQLSGSVAAVGITVAMQFAPMLFFGLMGGVIADRHSKRRLLIITQSTAAAIAAMLAVLVLTGGIQVWHIWALAFVLGLVTVIDNPARQVFVNEIVGPRNIRNAISVNSSTFQLGSLIGPALGGIAITAVGSGWAFAINSAACVVVVCTIVAMNPARLLRIPPMPRSKGQLVQGLRYAARKPAILWTLVVLSAVTMFAFNMPVLLAAYADNVFHVGAGGYGLFNAMVAAGALGGAMASARRVRFGLRTTILGAAVLGLIQGAAGFVPAIAPFTIMIVAAGAASLLFFTAANTLVQISSNLSIRGRVMALFILVQLGGQAIGGPIMGGLVEAFGANAGMVISGAVPLVVACVAGAILAHKNHLTVGIRAGSRMRRLAIVPRNDAHAQH from the coding sequence GTGACCTCCGCTACACACACCTTTCTTCCGACTGAGCCGATCCCGGTTATTGCGAATCGCCCGCCATGGCGCGAGACGTTCTCATCACTTCGTGTTCCGAACTTCCGGCTCTACGTCAGCGGCCAGGTGATCGCAACGACCGCGCTGGGAATGCAGCGCGTGACGCAGGACTGGCTCGTGCTGCAGTTGTCCGGTTCGGTTGCCGCCGTCGGAATCACGGTCGCGATGCAGTTCGCACCGATGCTGTTCTTCGGCCTGATGGGCGGGGTGATCGCCGACCGCCACTCGAAACGGCGCCTCCTGATCATCACGCAGAGCACGGCTGCGGCCATCGCTGCGATGCTCGCCGTACTCGTTCTGACGGGAGGCATTCAGGTTTGGCACATCTGGGCGCTCGCGTTCGTGCTCGGACTGGTCACAGTGATCGACAACCCGGCCCGCCAGGTGTTCGTCAATGAGATCGTGGGACCGCGCAACATCCGTAATGCGATCAGCGTCAACTCGTCGACGTTTCAGCTCGGCAGCCTCATTGGGCCCGCGCTCGGTGGCATCGCGATCACGGCGGTGGGCAGCGGCTGGGCGTTCGCGATCAACTCGGCCGCGTGCGTCGTGGTCGTTTGTACGATAGTCGCGATGAACCCAGCCCGGCTGTTGCGCATTCCTCCGATGCCGCGCAGCAAGGGGCAGCTTGTTCAGGGACTGCGTTACGCCGCGCGCAAGCCGGCGATCCTGTGGACGCTGGTCGTGCTGAGCGCTGTCACGATGTTCGCTTTCAACATGCCCGTGCTTTTGGCCGCGTATGCCGACAACGTGTTCCACGTCGGAGCCGGCGGCTACGGGCTGTTCAATGCAATGGTGGCGGCCGGGGCGCTCGGCGGAGCAATGGCATCCGCTCGTCGCGTTCGATTCGGATTGCGCACGACAATTCTCGGTGCCGCCGTGCTTGGGCTGATCCAAGGTGCTGCCGGGTTCGTTCCCGCAATCGCCCCGTTCACCATCATGATCGTGGCAGCAGGCGCCGCGAGCCTGCTGTTCTTCACTGCCGCGAACACGCTCGTGCAGATCTCGTCGAACCTCAGTATCCGAGGTCGCGTGATGGCGCTGTTCATCCTGGTACAGCTGGGCGGGCAGGCAATCGGCGGCCCGATCATGGGCGGACTCGTCGAAGCGTTCGGCGCCAATGCCGGCATGGTGATCTCCGGGGCAGTCCCTTTGGTCGTCGCGTGCGTAGCAGGCGCGATCCTTGCGCACAAGAACCACCTGACCGTCGGCATTCGCGCGGGGAGTCGGATGCGGCGACTTGCGATCGTGCCCCGGAACGACGCGCACGCACAGCACTGA
- a CDS encoding MFS transporter: MPSSRIRRVPVWLAIVTASLPMFMATLDNLVVTNALPVISRDLSANIQELQWVINAYALAFATFMLLAVALGDRFGRRTVFVIGIAVFTGASALSALSTEPWMLIASRAIQGVGAAALMPLSLTLLAGSVSEKLRPAAIGIWGGISGLGVALGPLIGGAVVQGWNWQAIFWLNVPLGIIAVPLIFLVLPNSFGERVRADVVGVALAGLGVFGLVYGIVRGNDAGWDSFEVLTTLIGGTALLLVFIWWEGRTASPLLPLRLFRDRSFTVANLVGIAFSFGIFGAVFILIQYLQIVQGHTPLEAGVMTMPWTMAPMIVAPLAGLLAPRIGTRLPIVVGLVLLAGALTWIAMTMTRTTPYDELFPAFAVAGIGMGLVFAPSATAVLANMPPEDHGKASGTNSTLREIGTALGVAVLTAVFTGAGGQLTPTGYVDAAIPAVYVGAAVLAAAAVIALALPNGRRPRVASSGPIAETVEDELVALGRSSVLE; this comes from the coding sequence ATGCCCTCGTCTCGCATCCGCCGTGTGCCGGTCTGGCTGGCCATCGTGACGGCATCCCTGCCGATGTTCATGGCCACGCTCGACAACCTCGTCGTCACCAACGCCCTGCCGGTGATCAGCCGTGATCTTTCGGCGAACATCCAAGAGCTGCAGTGGGTGATCAACGCCTACGCCCTTGCCTTTGCCACGTTCATGCTTCTTGCGGTCGCGCTCGGCGACAGGTTCGGCCGCCGCACCGTATTCGTGATCGGAATCGCGGTGTTTACCGGAGCATCCGCTCTCAGTGCGCTCAGCACAGAACCCTGGATGCTGATCGCGTCGCGCGCTATCCAGGGGGTCGGCGCAGCTGCGCTCATGCCCCTGTCGCTGACATTGCTCGCCGGATCCGTCAGCGAGAAACTGCGCCCGGCCGCCATCGGCATCTGGGGCGGTATCTCCGGTTTGGGCGTTGCTCTGGGCCCGCTGATCGGCGGAGCCGTCGTGCAGGGCTGGAACTGGCAGGCCATCTTCTGGCTGAACGTGCCGCTCGGCATCATTGCAGTTCCGTTGATCTTCCTGGTCTTGCCGAACAGTTTCGGCGAACGTGTTCGGGCGGATGTCGTCGGCGTCGCCCTTGCAGGCCTCGGCGTGTTCGGGCTCGTGTATGGGATCGTACGCGGCAACGACGCGGGCTGGGACAGCTTCGAAGTGCTCACCACCCTGATCGGCGGCACTGCTCTGTTGCTTGTCTTCATCTGGTGGGAGGGCCGCACGGCCTCCCCGCTGCTGCCGCTGCGGCTGTTCCGCGACCGCAGCTTCACCGTCGCCAACCTGGTGGGCATCGCGTTCAGTTTCGGCATCTTCGGCGCAGTGTTCATCCTGATCCAGTACCTGCAGATCGTGCAGGGCCACACTCCGCTGGAGGCGGGCGTGATGACCATGCCGTGGACGATGGCCCCGATGATCGTCGCACCGCTTGCCGGTCTGCTCGCCCCGCGCATCGGCACCCGGCTGCCGATCGTTGTCGGCCTCGTGCTCTTGGCCGGCGCGCTGACCTGGATTGCCATGACGATGACTCGCACCACGCCGTATGACGAGCTGTTCCCGGCGTTCGCTGTCGCCGGTATCGGCATGGGGCTCGTCTTCGCCCCGAGTGCAACGGCGGTTCTCGCCAACATGCCGCCAGAAGATCACGGCAAGGCCTCTGGCACCAACTCGACTCTGCGCGAGATTGGAACGGCCCTTGGGGTCGCCGTACTCACCGCCGTCTTCACCGGAGCGGGCGGCCAGCTGACGCCGACCGGCTACGTGGATGCCGCCATCCCCGCCGTGTATGTCGGTGCGGCAGTGCTCGCAGCGGCCGCTGTGATCGCACTTGCCCTGCCGAACGGCCGTCGGCCGCGTGTCGCGTCGTCTGGGCCCATCGCGGAGACAGTGGAAGACGAGCTAGTGGCTCTCGGTAGGAGTTCGGTGCTCGAGTAG
- a CDS encoding bifunctional riboflavin kinase/FAD synthetase, whose product MRVFRSPAEVPADFGPSAVTVGKFDGVHTGHRAVIAELERVAAARGLASAVVTFDRNPLEVLAPDKCPESLVSVPQKLDLLAESGLDATLMLTFDRALSRRTAEEFVKDILVDGLGAVTVMVGSDFRFGAGGSGNVVVLRDLGEKYGFEVDLIDDVRPPGGERVSSTGIRRLLAAGDVAQAARLLGHLHFVRGIVVHGAKRGRELGFPTANLSAELEGLIPADGVYAGWLEVGDQRYPAAISVGNNPTFEGVPQRQVEAYVIDRDLDLYDRVVAVSFVDHIRGMVAFTGVDALIDQIGADVERARRILA is encoded by the coding sequence ATGAGGGTCTTTCGTTCGCCCGCCGAGGTGCCGGCGGATTTCGGGCCGAGCGCGGTGACGGTCGGAAAGTTCGACGGAGTTCACACCGGGCATCGCGCCGTGATCGCGGAGCTGGAGCGGGTCGCGGCCGCGCGGGGGCTCGCATCCGCCGTTGTGACGTTCGACCGGAATCCGCTCGAAGTCTTGGCGCCGGACAAGTGCCCTGAGTCGCTCGTGAGCGTTCCGCAAAAGCTTGACCTGCTTGCCGAAAGCGGGCTGGACGCGACGCTCATGCTGACGTTCGATCGGGCGCTCTCGCGGCGCACCGCCGAGGAGTTCGTCAAGGACATCTTGGTCGACGGGCTGGGTGCCGTGACTGTGATGGTCGGCAGCGATTTCCGCTTCGGGGCGGGTGGCAGCGGCAACGTCGTTGTCCTGCGCGACCTTGGCGAGAAGTACGGCTTCGAGGTCGATCTGATCGATGACGTGCGGCCGCCGGGGGGCGAGCGGGTCTCGTCGACGGGCATCCGGAGGTTACTTGCTGCCGGTGATGTCGCGCAGGCGGCGCGACTTCTCGGACACCTGCATTTCGTGCGCGGCATCGTCGTGCACGGTGCGAAACGCGGGCGCGAGCTGGGTTTTCCGACCGCAAATCTGTCGGCCGAACTGGAGGGCCTGATTCCAGCGGACGGTGTCTACGCGGGCTGGCTCGAGGTGGGCGACCAACGGTATCCTGCGGCAATCTCGGTGGGCAACAACCCGACCTTCGAGGGTGTGCCGCAGCGGCAGGTCGAGGCGTACGTGATCGATCGAGACCTCGACCTCTACGATCGCGTCGTGGCAGTGTCTTTCGTGGATCACATCAGGGGCATGGTGGCCTTCACCGGCGTGGACGCATTGATCGATCAGATCGGCGCCGACGTGGAGCGGGCCCGCCGCATCTTGGCATAG
- a CDS encoding nucleoside/nucleotide kinase family protein — MQQLVSTPLVDFLRGLRTEIDHNYGHGRVIVAVDGMAGSGAGEFADELSRVYAETGRETFRASMEDFHRPRADRYQAGRTSPEGYYQDSYDYRTLRRVLIDPFRMAGSTGFQTAAFDLKRDAPVVTSWQTADPDGILIIDGVFLLRPELIGMWNYTIAIDVPPALAYERLAQRDNRDPDPASAANARYVGGRELYVAEAAPLFAASAVVDNTDPVHPRRIFPDNGCACA; from the coding sequence ATGCAACAACTGGTCTCCACGCCCCTCGTCGACTTTCTCCGCGGCCTTCGCACAGAGATCGACCACAACTACGGCCACGGTCGGGTGATCGTCGCCGTCGACGGCATGGCCGGCTCGGGAGCCGGGGAATTCGCCGACGAATTGTCCCGTGTGTACGCCGAGACTGGGCGCGAGACCTTTCGAGCATCGATGGAGGACTTCCACCGACCGCGCGCCGACCGCTACCAGGCCGGCCGCACCTCACCGGAGGGCTACTACCAGGATTCGTACGACTACCGCACTCTGCGACGTGTGCTGATCGACCCGTTTCGGATGGCCGGCAGCACCGGATTCCAGACCGCGGCGTTCGATCTGAAGCGGGACGCACCGGTCGTGACGAGTTGGCAGACCGCGGACCCCGACGGCATCCTGATCATCGACGGCGTCTTCCTGCTGCGCCCCGAACTGATCGGAATGTGGAACTACACCATCGCAATCGACGTGCCGCCGGCTCTTGCATACGAGCGTCTTGCCCAGCGCGACAACCGGGATCCCGACCCGGCTTCTGCCGCCAACGCCCGCTACGTCGGCGGCAGGGAGCTCTATGTAGCTGAAGCAGCGCCGTTGTTCGCGGCCTCTGCAGTCGTCGATAACACCGACCCGGTGCATCCACGTCGCATTTTCCCTGACAACGGCTGCGCCTGCGCCTGA